From a region of the Acetonema longum DSM 6540 genome:
- the rimI gene encoding ribosomal protein S18-alanine N-acetyltransferase has product MGEETGQREAGLIFRWMGLDDIDVIVTLEQACFSTPWSRATFEEELNYNDLAHYLIAEWQGHIVGYAGIWVVCNEAHVMNVAIAPAYQGKGWGRRMMLALICRAQILGAESMTLEVRVSNQTARSLYAKMGFVEYGIRPGYYSEPKEDALLLWLKSFEQLRL; this is encoded by the coding sequence ATGGGAGAAGAGACAGGGCAACGCGAGGCAGGACTGATTTTTCGCTGGATGGGACTGGATGATATTGATGTTATTGTGACCTTGGAGCAGGCCTGTTTTTCCACACCATGGTCCCGGGCGACATTTGAGGAAGAATTGAATTATAATGACTTGGCTCACTATCTGATTGCTGAATGGCAGGGCCATATTGTAGGCTATGCCGGTATTTGGGTGGTATGCAATGAGGCTCATGTGATGAATGTGGCCATTGCTCCGGCCTATCAAGGAAAGGGATGGGGGAGGCGAATGATGCTGGCTTTGATCTGCCGCGCTCAAATCCTGGGAGCCGAAAGCATGACCCTTGAGGTCAGGGTGTCGAACCAAACGGCCCGTTCTCTATATGCCAAGATGGGTTTTGTCGAGTATGGCATACGGCCCGGTTATTACTCTGAGCCGAAAGAAGACGCTTTGTTGCTGTGGCTGAAGTCCTTTGAGCAGTTAAGATTATAA
- a CDS encoding sensor histidine kinase, protein MGVTEEICRKTTSLSLSQIEKLQVVESILELASDIAYAQITIYAKSDVDHYLVIIAQAKPNTGFIQYRPNLLGTTVYASEEPLVWRTFESGENISGQREWALGMDALEMRTYPICDDTGTIIAVASFEASFEETSTDHPILVHTAYQLLISCQVPALEKVYRPLTARDGIMIIDERGLIIAANAATVNVYKILGIGKIVGRKMYDRQLNIRLAQKAAHVKQPQETEWEIGNMILAMRAIPIVTGDQVGRTIVILADVTELKKKEKELLIKSAVIQEIHHRVKNNLQTVASLLRLQARRSNSMQVKAALRESINRILSISVVHEFLSQQDKEIIDVAEVVKNILDLVIQNMLEPDFNIQTVFNGQTVILPSEQATSLALAVNELIQNSLEHGFVGLSEGVIGIDIVTTKDFHQVDIYDNGIGLPPDFNPQNSRSLGLQIVRKLIEDDLGGQFRIYSDSGTRASITVPRVGEGG, encoded by the coding sequence ATGGGAGTCACAGAAGAAATTTGTCGGAAAACTACGAGTTTATCGCTTTCACAGATAGAAAAACTGCAGGTTGTGGAAAGCATTCTGGAATTGGCGAGTGATATCGCTTATGCGCAAATTACCATTTATGCTAAATCGGATGTAGACCATTATCTGGTCATCATTGCCCAGGCTAAGCCTAATACCGGCTTTATACAATATAGACCCAACCTGCTGGGGACAACGGTGTATGCTTCCGAGGAACCTCTGGTATGGCGGACGTTTGAGTCAGGAGAGAACATATCCGGCCAGCGTGAATGGGCTTTGGGGATGGATGCCCTGGAGATGCGCACATATCCCATTTGTGATGACACCGGGACCATCATTGCGGTTGCCAGTTTTGAAGCCAGTTTTGAAGAAACCAGCACTGACCATCCTATTTTAGTGCATACGGCCTATCAATTGCTAATCTCCTGCCAAGTGCCGGCACTGGAAAAAGTATATCGTCCTTTGACAGCCCGAGATGGGATTATGATCATCGATGAGCGGGGACTGATTATAGCCGCCAATGCGGCGACCGTAAACGTTTATAAGATATTGGGCATCGGTAAAATCGTAGGCCGGAAAATGTATGATCGCCAGCTGAACATACGCCTGGCGCAAAAGGCCGCCCATGTCAAACAGCCTCAGGAGACCGAGTGGGAAATCGGCAACATGATTCTGGCTATGCGGGCCATTCCCATTGTGACAGGCGATCAGGTTGGACGGACTATTGTGATTCTTGCTGATGTCACCGAACTGAAGAAAAAAGAAAAGGAACTGCTGATTAAGTCGGCGGTGATTCAGGAAATTCATCACCGGGTGAAGAACAATCTGCAAACCGTGGCCAGCCTGCTCAGGCTCCAGGCCAGGCGCAGCAACTCCATGCAGGTAAAAGCCGCCCTGAGAGAAAGTATTAACCGTATTTTGAGCATTTCGGTGGTTCATGAATTTTTGTCCCAGCAGGATAAAGAGATCATTGATGTGGCTGAGGTGGTCAAGAATATTCTCGACTTGGTGATCCAAAATATGCTGGAACCGGATTTTAATATCCAAACGGTTTTTAACGGCCAAACGGTAATCTTGCCCTCCGAGCAGGCTACAAGCCTGGCTTTGGCCGTAAATGAACTGATCCAAAACTCCCTGGAGCATGGGTTCGTGGGGTTAAGTGAAGGTGTGATCGGAATCGATATTGTAACCACTAAGGACTTTCATCAAGTGGATATCTATGATAACGGTATTGGGTTGCCGCCTGATTTTAATCCGCAGAATTCGCGCAGTTTGGGACTGCAAATCGTGCGAAAATTAATTGAAGATGATTTAGGCGGCCAATTCCGCATATACTCTGATAGTGGTACACGAGCCTCAATTACGGTTCCCCGAGTCGGAGAGGGAGGATGA
- a CDS encoding radical SAM protein — MTGYLKYLLAHSASSANILAVTSVCNVACIFCSHRHNPAAVKTYRIPPLSREEVRELAGFLDPERRIVIGESISRLEEGEPFSHPEFLAILQDLRWRMPDTPIQVTTNGSLLTRETVRKLADLGRIEINLSLNSATLCGRLKLMQDRQAPVALESPELLYQYGIPYHGSLVAMPHIAGWEDVFATCHYLDDNRADTIRLFIPGYTRYAPDSCRYPRDLIGELRQQGQRTAAELQTPLTIEPFVPEDTQPEVAGVIAGSPAAVSGIQRGDVIRTVNGQSVRSRVETFQAVSQATSPVSIELERSGQRFSAVISQSQHQRPGLVMYHDIDYSLVDRILSTIRSKQAGRTLLLTSESAHPLWQKVWQDEPGVITAGVPAEFFGGVIQAAGLLTVSDYQAVLDAKLADVNPQLICIPQISFDAAGKDLTGQSYLETDTKGTEIVLL, encoded by the coding sequence ATGACAGGTTATTTAAAATATCTTTTGGCCCATTCTGCCAGCTCCGCCAATATCCTGGCGGTTACTTCAGTTTGCAATGTGGCGTGTATATTTTGCAGTCACCGGCACAATCCGGCTGCGGTAAAAACCTACCGGATTCCTCCTTTGTCCCGGGAAGAGGTGAGAGAACTGGCTGGGTTTCTCGACCCGGAACGCCGCATCGTGATTGGCGAGTCGATCTCACGCCTGGAAGAAGGGGAACCTTTTTCTCATCCTGAATTTTTAGCTATCTTACAAGATTTGCGATGGCGTATGCCTGATACTCCGATACAGGTGACCACCAACGGCAGTCTCTTAACCCGGGAAACGGTCAGGAAGTTGGCTGACCTTGGCCGGATTGAAATCAATCTCTCCCTGAACAGCGCCACACTATGCGGCCGCCTGAAACTGATGCAGGACCGTCAAGCGCCGGTGGCATTAGAGAGCCCCGAGCTGCTTTATCAGTATGGAATCCCCTATCATGGCAGTTTAGTGGCTATGCCCCATATCGCAGGCTGGGAGGATGTATTTGCTACCTGCCATTATCTGGATGACAACCGGGCTGACACCATTCGGCTGTTTATTCCGGGGTATACCCGCTATGCGCCGGATTCATGCCGCTACCCCCGGGACCTTATTGGGGAGCTGCGGCAGCAGGGGCAGCGGACGGCAGCTGAACTGCAAACTCCTTTAACGATAGAGCCTTTTGTACCGGAGGATACACAGCCAGAAGTAGCGGGGGTGATTGCCGGCTCACCGGCTGCCGTCTCCGGCATTCAGCGGGGCGATGTCATCAGGACTGTGAACGGGCAGTCGGTTCGTTCACGGGTGGAGACCTTTCAGGCAGTATCTCAGGCGACTTCCCCTGTCAGCATTGAACTGGAGCGGTCAGGGCAACGATTTTCCGCCGTAATAAGCCAGTCCCAGCATCAACGTCCCGGTTTAGTTATGTATCATGATATTGACTATAGTCTGGTTGACCGAATCCTGTCGACTATCCGGTCCAAACAGGCCGGGCGTACTTTACTCTTAACTTCCGAATCAGCCCATCCCTTATGGCAAAAAGTTTGGCAAGATGAGCCGGGCGTCATAACCGCCGGCGTACCTGCCGAATTTTTCGGCGGAGTGATTCAAGCCGCTGGATTGTTGACGGTCAGTGACTATCAGGCCGTTCTGGACGCGAAATTGGCCGATGTGAACCCTCAGTTGATCTGTATACCGCAAATATCATTTGATGCAGCTGGAAAGGACTTGACTGGACAGTCCTACTTAGAAACTGACACAAAAGGGACGGAAATTGTTTTGCTATAA
- the alr gene encoding alanine racemase: protein MRPTFAQINLAAIRHNLQQVKQTIAPGVRIIAVVKSNAYGHGAVPVSRALLEAGADSLAVALPEEGVQLREAGIQAPILVLGMFLPEQAGLYVEYDLTAAVVTERCLTALAEAARRKTSYATVMVKLDTGMGRIGIFPSQLLSFLEMIKQRKELRLAGMFTHLACADAANKDHACSQLAIFQSSVQQAREHNILLPLVSAANSATIIDLPPGHCSAVRPGIILYGLPPSHEMQQHLNLKPAMELKTRVVYVKHVPANTSVSYGYTYSTSQPTWLATLPLGYGDGYNRHLSNKAQVLIGGKRRPVVGRVCMDQIIVDIGDTCDVKIGDEAVLFGRQGAEEISIAELADLSGTISYELLCAISARVPRIYVD, encoded by the coding sequence ATGAGACCAACCTTTGCTCAAATTAATCTGGCGGCTATCCGCCATAACCTGCAACAGGTAAAACAGACAATAGCCCCCGGCGTCCGGATCATCGCCGTGGTAAAATCCAATGCCTATGGGCATGGCGCCGTTCCGGTAAGCCGCGCCTTGTTAGAGGCCGGAGCGGATTCACTGGCAGTAGCCCTCCCGGAAGAAGGAGTACAGCTTCGGGAAGCCGGCATTCAGGCTCCTATCCTGGTACTGGGGATGTTCCTGCCGGAACAGGCCGGCTTGTATGTGGAATACGACCTAACCGCCGCAGTTGTTACCGAGAGATGTTTGACCGCTTTGGCCGAGGCTGCCCGCCGTAAAACATCCTATGCCACTGTCATGGTAAAACTGGACACCGGGATGGGGCGCATCGGCATCTTTCCATCACAGCTTTTATCCTTCCTGGAAATGATCAAGCAGCGTAAAGAGCTTCGTTTAGCAGGTATGTTTACTCACCTGGCCTGCGCCGACGCGGCAAATAAAGATCACGCCTGCAGCCAGTTAGCTATTTTTCAGTCTTCTGTCCAGCAGGCCCGGGAACACAATATCCTCCTTCCGCTTGTAAGCGCGGCCAACAGCGCCACCATCATCGACCTGCCGCCCGGACACTGTTCCGCCGTCCGTCCCGGCATCATCCTGTACGGCCTTCCTCCCTCACACGAAATGCAGCAGCACCTGAACCTCAAACCGGCTATGGAGTTAAAAACCCGGGTGGTGTATGTAAAGCATGTCCCGGCCAACACCTCAGTCAGTTACGGCTACACTTACTCTACCAGTCAGCCTACCTGGCTGGCTACCCTGCCCCTGGGTTACGGCGACGGCTACAACCGGCATCTGTCCAATAAGGCCCAGGTTTTAATCGGCGGCAAACGTCGCCCGGTCGTAGGCAGGGTATGTATGGACCAGATCATAGTTGATATCGGCGACACCTGCGATGTAAAAATAGGTGATGAAGCCGTACTGTTCGGCCGTCAGGGCGCCGAAGAGATCAGCATTGCCGAACTGGCCGACCTAAGCGGCACCATTAGCTATGAGCTGCTGTGCGCTATAAGCGCCAGAGTACCCAGGATATATGTTGACTGA
- a CDS encoding ANTAR domain-containing response regulator yields MQSLRIVIADNESIIRMDLKELLEEAGHTVVAEAVNGTKAIELARKFQPDLVIMDIKMPEMDGITAAKTISNERLAPVLLLTAYSQKEIVEKAKDSGVLAYLVKPVKEANLFPAIEIALSRFQELTDLEKELEDVKNSLEIRKILDRAKGILMDAYQLSETEAYRRIQQYSMNKRKSIREVAESIISAATKKK; encoded by the coding sequence ATGCAATCACTGCGTATAGTTATTGCTGACAATGAATCAATAATCCGTATGGATCTGAAAGAACTTCTGGAAGAAGCGGGTCATACCGTGGTTGCCGAGGCGGTGAACGGTACCAAGGCAATAGAACTGGCGCGAAAATTTCAGCCTGATTTGGTCATTATGGATATCAAAATGCCGGAAATGGACGGCATCACCGCCGCAAAAACTATTTCCAACGAACGGCTGGCGCCGGTACTGCTGTTGACTGCCTACAGCCAGAAAGAGATTGTGGAAAAGGCGAAAGATTCAGGGGTCTTGGCCTATTTGGTCAAACCGGTGAAAGAAGCTAATCTGTTTCCGGCAATTGAGATTGCCTTGTCCCGCTTTCAGGAACTTACTGACTTGGAAAAGGAACTGGAGGATGTAAAAAACTCTCTGGAGATCCGTAAAATTTTGGACCGGGCTAAAGGCATTCTGATGGACGCCTATCAGCTCTCCGAGACTGAAGCATATCGTCGCATTCAGCAGTATAGCATGAATAAGCGAAAATCCATCCGGGAAGTGGCGGAATCGATCATTAGCGCCGCCACCAAGAAAAAATAG
- the tsaD gene encoding tRNA (adenosine(37)-N6)-threonylcarbamoyltransferase complex transferase subunit TsaD — translation MANEKPPAALGQLVLGIETSCDETSASVVAGGRTILSNVISSQVPIFQRFGGVVPEIASRKHIENVMGVIDQALGEAGIGLDDIHGVGVTYGPGLVGALLVGVAAAKTLAFAKELPLLGVNHLEGHIFANFLAHKDLTPPFVALVVSGGHTSLVHVKDYNQFQLLGQTRDDAAGEAFDKVARVMGLPYPGGPEIDRLAKDGDPTAVAFPRALHGQNNFEFSFSGLKSAVLNYLNQVKQKGETVSLPDVAASFQAAVIDILTEKTLQAVQVTGASTVCLAGGVAANSRLRAELTVRCQERAIGFYYPPPVLCTDNAAMIACRAHYKQQAGLCSNFHLNAIPGLRLGES, via the coding sequence ATGGCGAATGAAAAGCCGCCGGCTGCTTTAGGGCAGTTGGTGCTGGGAATTGAGACTAGCTGCGATGAAACCTCCGCCTCTGTCGTAGCAGGCGGGCGAACTATCCTTTCGAATGTGATATCTTCACAGGTGCCGATTTTCCAACGGTTTGGCGGCGTGGTGCCGGAAATTGCCTCCCGCAAACACATCGAAAATGTTATGGGAGTGATTGATCAGGCTTTGGGGGAAGCCGGCATCGGTTTGGATGATATTCACGGCGTCGGCGTGACCTATGGTCCGGGTTTGGTCGGGGCTTTGCTGGTAGGGGTGGCGGCGGCCAAAACGCTGGCCTTTGCTAAAGAACTGCCTCTGTTGGGGGTCAATCATCTGGAAGGTCACATTTTTGCCAATTTTTTAGCGCATAAGGACCTGACCCCTCCTTTTGTCGCCCTGGTCGTATCTGGCGGACACACTTCCCTGGTTCATGTGAAGGATTATAACCAATTTCAACTATTAGGACAAACCCGGGATGATGCGGCTGGAGAGGCCTTTGATAAGGTCGCCCGGGTTATGGGGCTTCCCTACCCCGGCGGGCCGGAGATCGACCGGCTGGCAAAGGATGGCGATCCGACAGCGGTTGCCTTTCCCCGGGCCCTGCACGGACAGAATAACTTCGAATTTAGTTTCAGCGGTCTGAAATCGGCAGTGCTCAACTATCTTAACCAGGTGAAACAGAAGGGGGAGACGGTTTCCCTCCCGGATGTGGCGGCCAGTTTCCAGGCGGCGGTGATTGACATCTTGACGGAGAAAACATTGCAGGCCGTACAGGTGACAGGTGCCTCGACGGTTTGCCTCGCTGGCGGCGTGGCCGCTAATAGTCGTTTGCGGGCAGAGCTGACAGTCAGGTGCCAGGAGCGGGCTATTGGGTTTTATTACCCGCCGCCGGTTCTTTGTACTGATAATGCCGCCATGATTGCCTGCCGGGCACATTATAAACAACAAGCCGGTCTGTGTTCAAATTTTCATCTCAATGCTATACCCGGTTTGCGGTTGGGTGAAAGTTAA
- the tsaE gene encoding tRNA (adenosine(37)-N6)-threonylcarbamoyltransferase complex ATPase subunit type 1 TsaE → MLRYYTSTSDETFSFGREFAQLLQDGDILCLSGDLGAGKTLLAQGIAAGLGIEVEITSPTFTVLDVYQGRYTLYHYDWYRLAVPEELQDIGFEEYSGVGSITLIEWADKFPSALPDAYLWIILDAGPEPNSRSITLKPQGGRYETLLKEWTAIADTRFRHDHAGI, encoded by the coding sequence ATGTTACGCTATTATACTTCTACCTCGGATGAGACTTTTTCATTTGGGCGGGAATTTGCTCAATTGCTGCAAGACGGGGATATACTATGCCTGTCGGGTGATCTGGGCGCCGGGAAAACCTTATTGGCGCAGGGCATTGCCGCCGGATTAGGGATTGAGGTGGAAATCACCAGCCCGACGTTTACTGTCCTGGACGTATATCAGGGGAGATATACACTTTATCATTACGACTGGTATCGATTGGCGGTTCCGGAGGAGCTACAGGATATTGGCTTTGAGGAATACAGCGGCGTCGGCAGTATTACCCTGATCGAGTGGGCGGATAAGTTCCCGTCTGCTTTGCCGGACGCTTACCTTTGGATTATATTGGATGCCGGCCCGGAGCCAAACTCCCGATCGATTACCCTTAAGCCCCAGGGCGGCAGATACGAGACATTGTTAAAGGAGTGGACAGCCATTGCTGATACTCGGTTTAGACACGACCACGCTGGTATCTAG
- the tsaB gene encoding tRNA (adenosine(37)-N6)-threonylcarbamoyltransferase complex dimerization subunit type 1 TsaB → MLILGLDTTTLVSSVALTADDTLLAEITQQTKKTHSERLLPHIAELLELAEVDKKDLGAVAISSGPGSFTGLRIGLATAKALAYALRIPIVGVPTLAALAYGNPAPGGILAPMLDAQKGNIYLALYRWQGETLIEVTPPTVRSFTEALGELTQLSQPVVAMGEAAVMFRQEIQTAQQAGADIWLAPPHCILPRAGSVALLGRKMLQQGIVHDCKTLEPQYIRRSEAEELWEKRQGNARQD, encoded by the coding sequence TTGCTGATACTCGGTTTAGACACGACCACGCTGGTATCTAGTGTGGCTCTGACCGCCGATGATACCTTGCTGGCGGAAATAACGCAACAGACAAAAAAGACCCATTCGGAACGATTGCTGCCGCACATAGCAGAGCTCCTGGAATTGGCGGAGGTTGATAAAAAAGATCTGGGGGCGGTAGCTATCAGCAGTGGTCCGGGTTCTTTTACCGGCCTGAGAATCGGCCTGGCAACGGCCAAGGCCCTGGCCTACGCTTTGCGAATCCCAATTGTGGGAGTGCCGACGCTGGCTGCCTTAGCCTATGGCAATCCGGCGCCAGGAGGGATTCTGGCCCCGATGCTGGATGCGCAAAAAGGTAATATTTACTTGGCGCTTTATCGCTGGCAGGGAGAAACTCTGATAGAAGTAACTCCGCCAACCGTCCGTTCCTTTACCGAGGCGCTGGGGGAGCTGACACAGCTTTCGCAGCCAGTGGTGGCCATGGGCGAAGCCGCCGTGATGTTTCGGCAGGAAATTCAGACTGCGCAACAAGCCGGCGCCGATATATGGCTGGCGCCGCCCCATTGCATCCTGCCAAGGGCCGGCAGTGTGGCCTTATTGGGTCGGAAGATGCTGCAGCAAGGAATTGTACATGATTGTAAGACATTGGAACCCCAATATATCAGGCGGTCCGAGGCGGAGGAATTATGGGAGAAGAGACAGGGCAACGCGAGGCAGGACTGA
- the groES gene encoding co-chaperone GroES, whose protein sequence is MIKPLGDRVVIKALEREEKTKSGIVLPDTAKEKPQEGKIVAVGTGKVLENGTRVALDVKEGDKVIFSKYAGTEVKIDGVEYLILSERDVLAIVE, encoded by the coding sequence ATGATTAAGCCATTGGGCGACAGAGTTGTTATCAAGGCACTGGAAAGAGAAGAAAAAACCAAGAGTGGTATTGTGCTGCCCGACACTGCTAAGGAAAAACCTCAGGAAGGTAAGATTGTGGCTGTCGGTACCGGTAAAGTGCTTGAGAACGGTACGAGAGTAGCTCTGGATGTTAAGGAAGGGGACAAGGTCATTTTCTCCAAATATGCTGGCACTGAAGTAAAAATTGACGGTGTAGAATATCTTATCCTCAGTGAGAGAGACGTTCTGGCTATCGTGGAATAA
- the thiL gene encoding thiamine-phosphate kinase has protein sequence MTVRTIKTVGEFGLINILKEGTIVTPETVRTGIGDDAAAYCPAPGSLQLLTTDMLVETIHFKRHYMTAWQLGYKSMAVNISDIAAMGGAPRHAVVSIAIPPQISVEYIQELYQGMKAICHRYGVNIIGGDTVSIPDYLAINVTLTGEVTPERIVLRSGAREGDKVIVTGMLGDAAAGLAWLDYGDWRKAGGAERISALVQAHLQPEPQVQIGQLAACFGATSMNDISDGLASEANEIAKASGVALCLQQEAVPVSPAVEMTAGFFNRDVLDYALFGGEDYQLVFTMPVANLTKLRAAHPELPLTVVGEVTGTGPAVYLLNRQGESQLLEPRGYNHFRG, from the coding sequence ATGACTGTTAGAACGATTAAAACTGTGGGTGAATTTGGCTTAATCAATATCCTGAAAGAGGGGACTATTGTTACGCCTGAAACGGTCCGAACCGGTATCGGCGACGATGCCGCGGCTTATTGCCCGGCTCCAGGGAGTCTTCAACTATTGACGACCGATATGCTGGTGGAGACCATCCATTTTAAACGTCACTATATGACAGCCTGGCAGCTGGGGTATAAATCCATGGCTGTTAATATCAGCGATATTGCGGCCATGGGCGGCGCTCCCCGGCATGCCGTGGTTTCTATTGCTATTCCCCCCCAGATTTCTGTGGAGTATATACAGGAACTGTACCAGGGAATGAAAGCTATTTGTCATCGCTATGGGGTGAACATCATAGGCGGTGATACTGTGTCCATTCCCGATTATTTGGCAATCAACGTAACTTTGACCGGAGAGGTGACTCCCGAGAGGATCGTGTTGCGCTCGGGCGCCAGGGAAGGCGACAAAGTCATAGTAACCGGCATGCTGGGTGATGCGGCGGCAGGGCTGGCTTGGCTGGATTACGGCGACTGGCGGAAAGCCGGCGGGGCAGAGCGAATTTCAGCCCTGGTCCAGGCTCACCTGCAGCCGGAACCTCAGGTTCAAATCGGGCAGCTGGCAGCCTGTTTCGGCGCCACCTCCATGAACGACATCAGCGACGGCCTGGCCAGCGAGGCCAACGAAATCGCTAAAGCCAGCGGCGTGGCTCTCTGCTTACAGCAGGAGGCTGTTCCCGTTTCGCCGGCGGTAGAAATGACCGCCGGGTTCTTTAACCGGGATGTTTTAGACTATGCATTGTTCGGCGGTGAAGATTATCAGCTGGTATTTACCATGCCGGTTGCCAATCTGACGAAATTACGGGCGGCACATCCTGAATTACCGTTAACGGTAGTAGGGGAGGTCACAGGGACCGGACCGGCTGTATATCTTTTAAACCGGCAGGGTGAGAGCCAACTGTTGGAACCGCGGGGCTACAATCATTTTAGAGGCTGA
- a CDS encoding sigma 54-interacting transcriptional regulator gives MNSIRLKISNVDRMGLVLDISRVVAAHQANISSMEVELNTVYLEIGQLLPAEKAEIIQSLAAIPQVTVVTEINLMPYQERTEQIRAVMASVSDGIIAIDCQARITHYNPAAERIVRIPGEQVLGQPLISFFPPDMPLLEALHFGAVYNNREIVLKKTNSHYLASGRPILDQSGRIIGAVAILKDISDVRDLVYTVTGQLTMSFHSLTYASESMQRLVATARTVAKGSSTVLIRGETGTGKELLAKAIHLESARTDQLFVPINCAAIPDTLLESELFGYEAGAFTGANKGGKQGLFEFAHGGTIFLDEIGELSTQLQAKLLRVLQDGHIRRIGGMREIPVDVRILAATNRNLEAMIAERKYREDLYYRLNVIPLVIPPLRDRKDDIPLLARMFLQRFAAKMQKNINTISETALYKLNHYYWPGNVRELENVMERCANMIRGSMVLAEHISFGSACTLPDPDNPKTLRGLSQTVEDAEREVLTAALRQYATSRQLGAALGLSHTAVLKKLQKYGLKLPPRPPMQPNRKDKS, from the coding sequence ATGAACTCCATTCGTTTGAAAATCAGCAATGTAGACCGGATGGGTTTGGTCCTTGACATATCCCGGGTTGTCGCGGCGCATCAGGCCAATATCAGTTCCATGGAAGTGGAGCTGAACACTGTATACCTAGAAATCGGGCAGCTATTGCCGGCGGAAAAAGCGGAAATCATCCAGTCTCTTGCTGCTATTCCGCAGGTTACAGTTGTTACGGAGATCAACCTGATGCCTTACCAGGAACGAACTGAACAAATTCGGGCGGTCATGGCCTCAGTCAGCGATGGCATCATTGCGATTGACTGTCAGGCCAGGATCACCCATTATAACCCTGCTGCCGAACGAATCGTACGTATTCCCGGAGAACAGGTGCTGGGCCAGCCTCTGATCTCATTTTTTCCGCCCGACATGCCTCTGTTGGAGGCGTTGCATTTTGGCGCGGTCTACAACAACCGGGAAATCGTACTGAAGAAAACCAACAGCCATTACCTGGCCAGCGGTCGTCCGATCCTGGACCAGTCCGGACGGATTATTGGAGCAGTAGCTATCCTGAAGGATATTTCCGATGTCCGGGATTTAGTGTATACGGTAACCGGCCAGCTGACCATGTCCTTTCACAGTCTCACCTATGCCAGCGAAAGCATGCAGCGCTTAGTCGCCACTGCCAGAACCGTAGCCAAAGGAAGCTCCACCGTATTAATCCGGGGCGAAACCGGCACCGGCAAAGAACTCCTGGCCAAAGCCATCCACCTGGAATCCGCCAGGACGGATCAGCTGTTTGTGCCGATCAACTGCGCCGCCATTCCCGATACTCTGCTGGAAAGCGAACTGTTTGGCTATGAAGCCGGGGCCTTCACCGGCGCTAACAAAGGCGGTAAGCAGGGTCTATTTGAGTTCGCCCACGGGGGAACTATCTTCCTGGATGAAATCGGGGAATTGTCAACGCAACTGCAAGCCAAGCTACTGCGGGTCCTGCAGGACGGACATATCCGCCGGATTGGCGGCATGCGGGAAATTCCGGTGGACGTCCGAATTTTAGCGGCCACTAACCGCAACCTCGAAGCCATGATCGCCGAACGCAAGTATCGAGAAGATCTATACTACCGTTTAAATGTAATCCCCCTGGTAATCCCGCCGCTGCGGGACCGCAAAGACGATATTCCGCTGTTAGCGCGAATGTTTTTACAACGTTTTGCCGCTAAAATGCAAAAAAATATAAATACTATCAGTGAAACCGCGCTGTATAAGTTAAATCATTATTACTGGCCCGGCAATGTACGGGAACTGGAGAACGTAATGGAGCGCTGCGCCAATATGATACGAGGTTCAATGGTGCTGGCGGAGCATATCTCGTTTGGCTCTGCCTGTACCCTTCCCGATCCGGATAACCCCAAAACACTGCGCGGCTTATCCCAGACAGTTGAGGATGCTGAACGGGAAGTTCTTACCGCCGCCCTCAGGCAATACGCTACTTCCCGTCAATTAGGCGCGGCGTTGGGCCTGTCCCATACCGCCGTTCTTAAGAAATTGCAGAAATACGGACTGAAACTGCCGCCCCGCCCGCCTATGCAGCCAAACAGAAAGGACAAATCATGA